From Candidatus Binataceae bacterium, the proteins below share one genomic window:
- the cofC gene encoding 2-phospho-L-lactate guanylyltransferase: MRAILIAAKHLAFAKTRLGRALGAADRIALAEAMFRDVLGAALGARAAQHVAVVTSDPTLLGIARGAGALVIDEEYPRGLNAAVRLASAALAAQGVSQLCTVLSDIPLVSSEDIDTVFAALAEEGRGVVLVPSRDLSGTNIIARAPAEAIPTRFGSQSLARHLEECYRHGLPSQVVRLRAPALDLDLLEDLAEFVRTPSMTHTFSQLARLGIAHG, translated from the coding sequence GTGCGTGCCATCCTGATAGCCGCCAAGCATCTCGCTTTCGCCAAGACGCGCCTGGGGCGCGCATTGGGCGCGGCCGATCGGATTGCGCTGGCCGAAGCGATGTTCCGCGACGTACTGGGCGCGGCACTGGGCGCGCGGGCGGCGCAACACGTGGCGGTGGTGACTTCGGATCCGACACTTTTAGGAATCGCGCGCGGCGCGGGCGCGCTGGTGATCGACGAGGAATATCCGCGCGGGCTCAACGCCGCCGTGCGGCTGGCCAGTGCGGCGCTCGCCGCCCAGGGCGTGAGCCAGCTATGCACCGTGCTCTCGGACATTCCGCTGGTCAGCAGCGAGGATATCGACACGGTCTTCGCCGCGCTGGCCGAAGAGGGGCGCGGGGTGGTGCTGGTGCCGTCGCGCGATCTGAGCGGGACCAATATCATCGCGCGCGCGCCGGCCGAGGCAATCCCGACGCGCTTCGGCTCGCAGAGCCTCGCGCGCCATCTCGAAGAGTGCTACCGGCACGGCCTGCCCAGCCAGGTGGTGCGGCTGCGCGCGCCGGCGCTCGATCTCGACCTACTCGAGGACCTCGCCGAGTTCGTGCGCACGCCGAGCATGACCCATACCTTCAGCCAGCTCGCCCGGCTTGGGATCGCACACGGCTAG